In the Drosophila virilis strain 15010-1051.87 chromosome 4, Dvir_AGI_RSII-ME, whole genome shotgun sequence genome, ccAAATTTAATAGCAACAGCTAGACAAATATAGCTCCAGCCAAATATCAAATGGtgctttatatttataataacaataaaacaacTTAGAGTTTGATGACCATAACacgtaaatgtgtgtgtggtgcaGCTGGTTTGAACACCACTTGGCCACTTTCGTCCTTGTAATCGGCATAGGCTATCGAGTATGCGCACTCCATGCCCAAGGCTTCCTTCTGACGTGCCGAGTAGTAGCTGATGCATTGTGCTACCATAAGGGGAAAGCCCTTTTTGCGCCCAATTTCCATCAGAGCGGCAGCCAGACGTGAGCCCAGCCCTTTGCCACGCATTGGGGCAACCACATGGGTCATGAAGGAGAAGAGCAGTTCTGAAATTCCATAACGCTTGAAGAGATTGACTTCTATATCGACTCTGGACAGAAACACAAGAATATCCTCCCATGTATTTGGCTCACTGGCAGCGGCCCTCTTGCGATCCCTATCCAAATCGTCAGGGGTCTGGGCATGGGCCAGTACGTAGCCCACAATGCGTCCGCCATTGTTCTCATCTACCGCCAACAGGCAGGTGCCCTGCTCGATCATAGAAATGTAATACTCATCTTTGAACTTTATGACCCATTCTGGTTCGTAAAGCTCACCGAGCGGTTCTCCTTTAAAGAAATTGCCCCCCATAAGCGTCTTCAGGGGCTGGTAGTCGGCCACCGTCATGGTGCGAATGAGGATGCCATCCTTTGAGTCCAGTTCCGTTGGCATGTTGGGCTTTTGGTGACCACTTTGGAAGTGCAAAAGCTTTCGGCCACcaggtttatttatttaatgtatgACCCGTCTGTTTACTTATCATTATGTATAGTATGGCTGATAGTGTGTATATGCTTATAGAGCAGATGGCGATGGTTTGATAGCTAGTCTTGATCTCAACGGCTGATAAGCTGAACGGCTGATAAGATGAAACTCAACTCATTTTTGCCTGGTAGGAAACATAGATATTCCCGAATTTAATGTTTGTTAGGTGTTCATTCACTTTTTCTCTCTACTCTACACTCGCCCTCTCTGgcattgcaaacaaaaaccaaaaattagAAACGCTTTAAGCAGACACAATAACAGAGAAACAGATAGCCAAAAACACAGAACTGTTAGGTGGGTGTGAGGCTGTCTGATGGTCAGCTGGAATGCCAGCCAAATCCCAAACTGGGCAAAAACCAACATAATTTACATGTCTGCTGGATAAGTTCGACAGTGAGAAACTGAGCTGAGAGTTAAAGAGGGGGCGGCCAGACTGGACCTGGACCTGGACCTGGACCAGTCTGCACAGTGTCTGTACAACCTAAACAGTCTGTTGGCCATGTTATGCCAGACTAGttacagttgctgttgttgctgtttgtttttgttgctgttgcagctgttgttgcatgcTGCGTCGTCGTCGTAGTCAGGTGCTTAAAGTCGAAGCTCTTCAATTTGCCGCTCGCAAGTTTATCACAAAGTTAATCAGAAATTTAGAgaaatttgcatgcaactgattgaaataaattgttaaaggtttttaaattaattttgattagTTGTTACGAAGCAATATTTGCCATTGTTTCAAATTATGATATGCTAAGGCCGCGGGCATGAATACCTTTAGCCGTCTCCGCGTGCCACGCCCAGCTGCGGCAcactgttgcatacttttgggtgGCATGAACGGGGCAAAAATGTTCGCTCAAATATTTGCCGAAGtgcatttttgatttatgcccGTGCAACGTGACCCAAATTTTTGCAGGTTTCGCAACTaattaaaagtgaaaagttGACAACATTCTCCAGttaaaatttctatatatttttatataccctCCACCCTCCACCCACCGCACACGCTAGTTGTTTTTATAGTCCTATGATTTATGGCGCACATTTGCTGAAAAAGTTGCGACCGCAGcagaaattaatgaaaattcaaTCAAAGTTCGCaccaggcaacagcagcactgGCTAACGGCCGGGGGAGGGGGTCACAAGCGGGTGCGCCATAAAACTTGCAACATATGCGCTGCTGCGGCACAGCGACCTCGAAAGCCCGCCACTTGTGTTATTGTCTTGCTGACCCTAATGAagattaatttaaaacaagtgTGGCCTGGTGCTATGCTCTGCCTTTAGATGCTGCTTCTTgctatttattaaaaaataaaagaaaagaataaaagaaatgaaaattgaaaaaaaaaaaaaataactctGCTCTTGATGACGCACTAACGAAGACAAGAGCGACAAACGATCCCAAATGTGAACGACTGACTAGCCCACTGATGAAGATGACAACAATGCCTTCGTGTTTGCTGTGGGCACACAGCttcaaagaaacaatttaatCAAATCATTTTCAATGACTTAGATTTCTGgcgagatattaaaatgaCAATGGAACCGATAGAATGCCACAGATGTGACCCCAGGCCAGGGCTGCAAAACCAAGCAAAATGGACGTGGGCTTAGATTAAAGTATATTCTAGGCCCatgtgaaaataaaatatatatgtatattgaaaTTTGGGGGATCTAGTTGAAACCCAATTGTGCTAAATACTagatcataaaaatatataaattataaataaaataaaaataaatacatgcataaatatggaaataatttaaataacttttggAATTCAATGCAACCAACTAGCTTTGAATTTGTTATGCCCCAAAATTGCAGGCATATTAAAAGACCGTTTCCTGCTAATGAGAACCTGCCCTGCACTTTGAACTTTACCCACTGGAACTTAATATACAATTTAGATTTAGGGAATGCCACGAACAACTGCTACTTGTGCCACTTGATTTCGATGATATCGTGTAggtaattaatttatgaaacCATTTTCGAATGCGACGCTGGACGCATGCACCGCGGGGGTCGAGTGCGATGCTCGCTTTCGAAATCTTTGGCTGCCTCCATTGTTTATCAGAGTATTGTAGATCTCAGCCAGGGGGTCCCGCTAATTTGTGCTGGGTTAATTAGTAAAGAAAACTCGCATCGAACAAGCCTATTGAAATCGGACAGAGACCCAATCTATTGCCAGTGGATCGGAGTGGAAGGTGGACCCTCCAGATCTGCTACGCTGCCTACACAATGTGTAACGCATTATTATAATTCCAGCTGCCTACCGACTAactaaattcaattcaattcaattcgtTTATCTGATTTCCTTTCAAGTGGTCAGTAGCTGTGCCGACTCgctcttttcaattttttacttcttttgctttttgtatgaatatttatatatacaaaaagaaaagaaaaatgttgtgaGTCTGTGTGGGgcattatttatgtttattttttgttttccattttttttttcaatcaacatttttcaagtttgtttatttactttgcattttttaaagattatttaaaaatgtatcaaAGTGGCAAATTAATATGATATCAGAAGTGCGTtgcaaaacgttataaataaCATCAATATGGGCTTTTACTAtcttaaataattcaattccTTTACATactaaatgaaaacaaattataaactaTTTCCCATGAAAAGCAGCAGAGTTACCCTAGAGTGGAAAATGACCCTTGTTTAGACACTTGGAACTGTTTTCTAGGCAACTTGCTTAGTCGTCATTTGAGTAAAAATcgcaacattttcaaaaatagaatttaaaatactaaaataaatttgactTACCCCGATTGTCTCACACAGGGTTAATATTTCTCATTATTATTTGTGTTATGTTAAAATATGTTCGTGTCATTGCATTAATATGCAATAATAATTTGAAGTCCACAATCtataaaataaaccaaaaataattaaagattTGGCACACTTGAAAAAATTGATCAAATTTCATGTTTAAAGTGATTTAAAAGAAACCGATTATAAGCCTTAAGAAAGCTTGAAcgcttataaaataaataataataaaaagtgaataaagcaataaaatgtataaaaagaacgtattaaaaaatatacgaATTTGTTATAAAAAGAGGAACCAAATTTGAAGAAAACTTTCCATATTAATAGTAAAATAATTGaatcataaacaaaattttgttaattgtaAGATCAAAAAAATGTAGTTTTAAATTCTCAATTTAAAATACTTATGTTTATGAAACGAATTTGTATAATTACCGTGTTCGTACTTTATTCATTCATAAATCGTAAATCCAACAtatgtaaaaacaacaacctgcatgttgtcttttttttaaacCTTTTTTATGTGCTACAAGAAGAAATCAACACAAGAGCCACAATAATAAAACTGCGCAGTATCCACAGTATATGGCGAGctgcatataaatttgtaaatcgattttgaaaactaacaaaacaaACTTGCCAAAATAAAGAAGTGGACAGTCGAAGGCAAACCCAAAagatattaataaacaaaaatgatttatgtGTCTGCAGTGGACGACACGGATGGCAGAGGCTGAGGCAGACCGGCAATGGGACTATGGGAGCTATCTGCCGTGCTCTGTGGTCAGTAACAAAACTGTAGCAGTTGTTGCCCAgccgccagttgccagttgccagttgttaTCTCGGGCCGTTAATCTAATCAATTGAGCTAAGCTTgaagaacaacaactgaaCAGCCAGCACCCTCATAAACAGTGCTGAGCGGCGCCTGCGCAACAGGTATAATGCCAAAGAACGACTGTCAGGTATTTCAGCACTTGCCCGAAACTGCGGGCATGGGTCTGGGTCTTGCTGTTGGGCACTGGGATCTCAGTCTGTGGATTGGCAAACGTTGAGGCAACGTTTCGGGCGTGTGCATGACAAATGTTCTTTGATTTATTGACAGTTTTAAGTGGACGCAGCCAATGTTCGCCTTAACATTGTCAACATGGCTAGTTGGTCACGTTCCTGAGTCGGTACTTCATAGACCCGAGATCCGAGACCCGAGACCCAGGCActggcacaggcacaggcacaccACCTGCTGTGCGAATGCTGCAAACGTTTAAAAATAGCACACAAAATGCGCCATGGCACATCAAAGTGTAAAATGCGCCAAACATtattcgattttttttcagtttttttttaatctatatacatatatattttgagtttcttgtgattttttttctctttttattttttgcctgtAATCGGAGCAGCCTACAAAGCACGGGTACCACCCAAATACATTGCTTCCGCAGTTGAGCCCCGATtccatatacacatatatacattttttttttgttcgtccCGCCCCGATTTCTGTTGCAGGTGTCGCCTGCATGCACACTTGACATAATGTTGTTGCCAGTTGGCGGCacatttcatttcagtttGGAATTTATTGTGCGCCCTCGTTGAtttctatataattttattgccaTTGTGTGGGCGAGCATTCGGTTATGGTTTCTTCGGTTTCTGGttgaaaactatttatttttacctCTGGTTTATGGTAATGTTATTGCAAAATGAAAGAGTTGCCGTTTGCGTATAAGCCTTTGTACTTATTATAGAACAAGTAAGTTTgtctattaatattaatatctgTTAATCTTGAAAAAGCTATACATATATTACTATGCTTAACAATCAATCGAATGAAATAGTCAATCTCATTGCTCTTTTAAATGGCAAAGTAAACCCCATAAAGTTAAAGAAACACCATTCATATCTCAAACTGAAGCATTCAGCACTCAATCAACAATCTATCTGGCGCATCAATCAGGCAAATAGTGGAACGAAGCGAAATCACGGGCAAAAGCGAtagaacaacaataaagcgAAAGCACTAAACAGAGTCAACATAACCTCAATTTGCTTATAGCGGCATAAACTTGGCAAgctaaatacaatataatatgGCGACGTGCGGGCTTGGTCAgaaagagaaggagagagagagagagaaagcaaaGCGGCCACGGGGGGAGAGAGACAGTAAGAAACTAATCAAGCTGAACTACAACAAGGACGtggcgcaacaacaaaactttggacataataaatagaaaaatagaaaattatgaTGGAAAATTATGACTTAAGTTGGCGACGTCGTCGACGACGCTAACGTGAACGAAAGTCATTTGTAAAACAGACGACAACAGCAGGGTGTCGAGAGGGGGTTAGCTTGTCCAAGTGTTTGCCATGGTCAGTTGTGGTCATTATGGCTGCAAAGTTTTTGGGGGGGGGGGTctcatattaataataaatatttattcaacattttccGAGCTCTCTCTCTGACAAGCACGCAGCCATTGAAAATGTGCGAAATTTAACTGGCACGCAAATTGTTCATATATCATCTGTCAGACAGTCGGGATGATCATCAAGATTGCGTAGACTATTAGAAAGATAGTATCATAATGATCGGCTCAGTTTTAGTTTAGCAGTTTCTATGCCACAAATTGATTATATACTTCATTCACTTAACATTGCTCAAAACATTCTTGATttgaaaacaaacagaaaaaaaaataaagtttacataaatcaaaaatattaatgttaatgtaAGTCCTAGAACCTTTTcagttgaaataaatattaacaattaatagtaaaatataaatatattgtttaggTTGTTTGAGATTAAGTTTTCTTCgatctttttatatatttactcaGGGAAAATTACTTTAGGGAATTACTTTAGGGAAAATTGTCTTCGCATTGTTAAATTCGAtacattttaaacatatttgtttcgTCCTACTCTATGTTATTAAATTGAAAGACTTTActtgtgtaaatatatatttttaaactatttggaattatatataaaatttaaagtttttttttattaatatttaaaagccGAAACTTTCAAACTAATTATTAACACAACTGCAAAATGTATATGCAGttcaaaagtaaataaacagacaatttatattttttaattattgtaaatatatgaatatttttaaCATCAGCTAGGCATATGCCAGGCTTCATAAACCTTCGAAGCGATAATACGGAAGGTTTATCATACTTTCtcttttttgtactttttttttttgctttaaccAGTTAGATCTCATTCCCCCTTTGCTTTGTTAACTTTAAGCGCCCCCTGATcagagcaaaaaataaaaatacaacgaaacaacaaatatacaaaGTACAAGTCCCTATGTTATGCATATCCTGAACGAGAAGCTGGGCACCCGCCTCTCGAACCAAAATCCGTACCCGTTGCCACCtcgcaatggcaacggcaatggAAATGGGATTTTCAAACATATCGcatatacaaaatgcaaacatgTCTGGCAAACACAAATCCCATAAATGTTTTGTGTGGTGCTGAGGTGCTGGACTGGGTGGGTCTTTGGGGTAGTGATAAAAActtgcaaaaaatattttcatatgtgAAAATGTGTAAAGTGTAAAAGTTTTCAATGTTTGGAGAGCGCGCGCGCAGTTTGCCTTTTTGTTATTTCCTATTTCCACattgtgtttatattttgtgtgtgatttttttttttcgccgtTTTCTGTTTGCACTGTCTGAATGTCCCtacgtccgtctgtctatcttTCTATCTGTCGCTGTGTGAGCATCAGGTGCTGTGGCAAAAGAAATTACAACAAATCCATTTGTGAAATTGCAAACCGAGACAAACCACGactacgacgacgacggcCACGACGGCGGCGATGAGGAGTGAGCTGATGATGACGCCTccaccagcaccagcaacgCTTATCCGGTTGCCTTTGATGCTCCactatttttgttgttgttctttttttttgggtatatATGCTAGCTGCTCTTTTGCCTGGCACTGACAGCACTTCGAGCAGCACTTTAAGAGCCGTAGACGACTTCGGTGCTAACCAATTACATGGCTGGCCAGTGCGCCAGGGCTGCTCCTGTCATTATGCACTCAAAAATCAAGATGGAAGGCACTCGCTGCCTGTCATTTGCCTGGGCAAACATTCATCTTACTAAAGTTGGCCAGTCGGCAGGCCCAACAGAATGCCCTTAAAAAGCCGAACACAACCCAACAGTGCCACCGCCTCCTGCTTTCTTTCTGGCCATGCCCAGCCAAGCACAGCGACGAGACATTCATCAATTTGTTAAGCGAAGCCGAGCAAAAAAGCGAAATTGAAACGAACATTTTTcgtgctgccgctgcagcttgcatataaatttgcaaaaataagtGCAGCTTTGGAGCAGCGCCCGGCTTCCAGCAACTGGCAGCTATCTGCTCCTAGCAGCACCTAACCCAcacccgc is a window encoding:
- the LOC6628288 gene encoding arylalkylamine N-acetyltransferase-like 2 translates to MPTELDSKDGILIRTMTVADYQPLKTLMGGNFFKGEPLGELYEPEWVIKFKDEYYISMIEQGTCLLAVDENNGGRIVGYVLAHAQTPDDLDRDRKRAAASEPNTWEDILVFLSRVDIEVNLFKRYGISELLFSFMTHVVAPMRGKGLGSRLAAALMEIGRKKGFPLMVAQCISYYSARQKEALGMECAYSIAYADYKDESGQVVFKPAAPHTHLRVMVIKL